Within the Photobacterium swingsii genome, the region GCCGAGAGAAAGCCATTGTTTCATGCTTTTCATGAAATATTCCCAAACCTTTGGTGTGCAGAGTGTTTGCTAATCGATAGCAGTGATACCAGAACCACCAACGGTGCGCTATTTTGCTTTGTTAGTGGATGTAATTGATATAACTCTAGATGAAAGGCTGGATAATAGAGTAGATGAAATTGATTCTCAATAATTAATGAGAATCAATTTCAATCAGTGTTGTGCTCTTAGAAGAAAGAAAACGAACTTGTTACTGGCTGTTTTTACGATATACACGAATTGAAAAATCCGCTTCACAGCTAAACTGACTTTCCTGTCCCAGCTGATCCCATACTGCTTGCGATGTTTTCCAAGCGAATGGCGTCATTTGCATTAAGGCTGTTGCTTCTTCGCCTTGTAAGCACATTTCGTAATGCAGTTGCTCATCTTCTATCAGAGTAAAACCGTCAATATTCTCTGGGGCAATATTATGCAGGCGCACATCTGAATAAATAAGCTCTTTTAATTGATACAAATGTCTTGCTGCTGGTGTCACAGTAACAAGCAAGCCATTTTCTTTGATTGCGCGTTGAAGCTCTTCTGGACGGCAAGGAGCATAAATACGTACCACTGCATCTAAAGAATCATCTGCAAAAGGTAAACGGTGGCTAGAAGCGACGCAAAAGTGGCATTCAGGGTAACGTTTTGCTGCGTAACGTACTGCTATTTTTGAAATATCAAGCCCATGCACGTTTAGCTCAGGATACTGCTTGTTCAGCTTAGAAAAAGCTGAGGTGTAGTAACCTTCGCCGCAACCTATGTCTAAGAGGTTGGTTGCACCTTGCATCATACTCTTGCTTAGCGTGTTTACCACATGATCACGCAGCGGTTGATAGTGATCAGTATTTAGGAATAAACGACGCGCTTGCATCATTTCTTTGTTATCTCCCGGATTTTTAGAGCTTTTGTGATGAGCGGGCATCAGGTTCACATAGCCTTCTTTTGCAAGATCAAACTGGTGATTATTCTCGCAACGCCAAGTATTGGCTTGTTGAGTAAGCGATTGATGACAAAGAGGGCACTGATAAGGCATGAAGTTAACCGAGATAAAAATGAGAGCCCTATTGTAATCCGCGGACTATTTAGCTGCAACCAGCTGCTACAAGCACATATTGGTGTCGTATGTTTCATATTGAGCTTTGAGAAATACGATCCGAATCACAAACAAAAATAATTATTTCTGAATACAAAACAACGCTGTTTTTATTCAGGGTCGATTCAGGTTTAATCGCTATCTTAATGCCTAATCCGAGTGCTTAATGTACTGATAAAGACATAAATACTTGGCTTTTTTTGCTCCAAAAATGTGTAAGTGCCCATGCTTTTTATAGGAAATTTGATGGCATCAGGGTTTAGCCATTATTCATGGATGAAAAGCAAAATTATTCGGTTTGTTCAAAAAGGATCCACTGCCATGAACATGCTGAGTAGGGATAACTAAAAATAATATTAGGACTCAGAAAAATGAAAAAAACAATTCTAGCAGCACTACTTCCTGCAATGCTTGTAGCAGGTACTGCTCAAGCAGCAACTATTTACCAAGGTGAAGATGGCTCAAACGTAGACGTATTTGGTCGTCTAGGTTTCAACGTGACTAACCGTGACAACAACGAAGACACTAGTAAAACGATTGGTCAATTCGATGGTCGTCTAGGTCTTGGTGGTTCTCAAACTATCAACGATCAGATGTCTGTGATCGGTTGGGCTGAGTACCAAGTAAATGCAGCTGAAGGCAAAAATGGCAATAAAGACCTAACTGCTCGTTACGTGTGGGCCGGTGTTGATATGGGCAGCATGGGTAAAGTAACTGCGGGTCGTGTGGCTTCTGGCCTTATCATGGCAACAGATATCGCGGATGTATTCGCACTGTCTGATGTAACGCTTGCACGTCAAGCTGGCATTGTGAATGGCAACGCAACACAAGTTTTCCGTCAAGATGACACATTGCAGTACCAAAACAGCTTTGGTGATTTTGATCTGTCAGCAGCTTACATTCTTGGCAACGAACACATGAAGAGCGGCTACAATGTAGCTGGTCGTTACACTCTAGATATGGGTAACGCAGGTAAACTAGCACCAGTTGTTGCTTACCAACAAAACAACGCTGAAGATAATCGTACTGATAATGCTGACAAGTACGATTTCTGGGCTGTAGGTACTCGTTACTACATCGGCGATCTAATGCTAGGTGCGGTTTACTCTCAAGACAAAGTAAGCTACACCAACAACACAGATGCATCTGAAGATAAAGGCTACGAGCTAACAGCTGTTTACGACTTCCAAAACGACTGGGTTGTTCGTGGTGGTTACCGTAATGTAGAAAATACAGGTGGTGACAATGCTGAATATAAAGATCTAACAGCTGAAGTTCAGTACAAGCTGACTGACCGTTCTTCTCTATTCACTAGTTACGTAAATCGTAACGGTCAAAACGGTGAAAACGGCCAGAACACTAATATCTGGGGTGATTGGAACAACGCTAAAGAAGATTACTACCACGTAGGTCTTCGTTACGAATTCTAATCGAATCGTAATTTGATATTTACTGCTCTAAGACAAGCCAGCGTTTTGCGCTGGCTTTCATCTATTCGGTATACCGCAATCACGCACTCAGTAAATAAGGGATAAAAATGAAAAAAACATTAATGGCATTAACATTACCAGCGTTACTGATGGCGCAGGCGGCATGGGCAGATGTTGTGATTAAAGTGCCAAATAATTTTGAGATTTTGGCAACGGAACAAGTACGTATCAAAAAGGCGACTAAGCAAGTAGCACTACCAGAGGGCGATCAACATATTCTGGTGCGTTTTGATAGTCCTACTAACCCACATTCTACGGCGCAATCACTAGGGTTTGTTAGCTCTAAACCTATGTTAGTGACCTTTACTGCTAATGATGGGGAAGAGGTTATCTTGGTTGCTCCACGTATAGATACACCGCAAGAAGTCAAACGTTATGCTAAGGCGCCGACGTTTACTTTGGTTGATGCTGAAGGTCAAACGATAGCGCATCAAACTACACGTGTTGAGTATGAAGGTTCGCCAATGACTGCTGATTACAATGCCATTTTAGCAAAGCAAATTGGCTCAACGGCATCACCTGCGCCAGTATTGTCGTCAACCGCAGTGGCTGGAACGGGTGTTGCTGCTGTAAATGCAGCGAAAATAGATGTCAGTGATTTAACGCCTCAGCAAGCAGATGCATTACTACGTGACCTGTATAAAAATGCCGATGAGAAGCGCCGTAAAGATTTTATGCGTTGGGCATTAGGTTTATAGGGGATAATCAGGCGATAGACTTGTTGGCGTAACAGGCCAGCGTGATATTGTTATTTGATGAAAATAAAAGCGCCCAATTCAAATGTGAATTGGGCGCTTATTTCATGTCTGATAAAGGCTACCTGTTGTACTAGTAACTTGGCTGTACTTTGTATTCTGCTTTATCTAAATTGTGCTTTTTCATTCGCAAGTACAGCTTTTTACGAGGAATTTGTAAGTAGCTCGATACTTCATTAATGCGACCAGCAAATAAGTAAAGGGCGTCTTCAATCACTTGTTTTTCATAGCTATCGACTAAATCATCGAGCGGACTACTCATTTGTTCCAGCGGTTTAGTGCGCTCTTGTCCTGCTAATTTTACAATACCAATTGCATAAAGTTCTGCGACATTTTTTATCTCTAACACATTGCCCGCCCAATCATGGCGATTCAGTGTGTTGATATAAGCTTTATCGACCGACGGTAATGGCTTTTTCAGGGTTAAACAGCTTTGTTTTAAAAAGTGCTTAAACAACATCGCAATATCACAGGTGCGTTGTTGTACTGTCGGTATACTTAAACGAATTTGACTCAAGAAGTAGAACAATTCAGGGAGAAAGACTTCGGTTTCTACCTGTTGCTCAGGATTGATGTTGGTGACAGCCAGCACGCGCACTTCTTTTTTGCCCTGACGTTCTTGTTCTAATAAGAAACGGCATAGCCATTGCTGGGTTTCTTTCGGCATGTCTTGCGGGTTGTGCAAGCACAACGTGCCACTGCGTGCAGAAATCATGCTGCGTTGTAAATCCGGTGTTGTGCTGACAGCACTCCCTTTTAGAGTGACGTAAGGCCCTTGGCGAATAAGACTACCGTCATGCAATAATTTAGCGACTGTGCTTCGCCCCGTGCCCTGGCAACCTTCAATCAGTACATCCTTCAAGGTTGGCGCTGTTTCTGCAATCTGATCGCGAACTTTATTGATCAGAGGGCTGTCACCCAATAAAACGCTGCTAGCGCCTTTAAGCAGGGTGATGCGTTGATCAATGATCTGTTGGCGCTGCGGCAAAAAGCGCTCAAGCAGATCCAATAACTGTTCTGGCTGCAGCGGTTTTTGCAAGAAATCGATAGCCCCTTTCTTAACAGCATCAACAGCCATTGGAATATCACCATGGCCTGTGATCATTATGACAGGTAGCTCTGAATCTAAGTGTTTGATCTGCTCAAGCAGATCCATCCCACTTAATCCAGGCATATACATATCCGTTACGACCACTCCCGCCCAATCTTTATGAAGCATCTCAATGGCTTTCGTTGGATCGGTTTCAGCAAGTGCACTATAACCGGCAATCTCTAAGAGGTTTTGATATGCCTCGACAACATCTTGGTCATCATCAATGACGAGAACTTGAATATCATTGGTTATTTTCATGTGTAGGTAACTCCAGTATCACCATGGCGCCCCCCTCAAGGGCAGACGCGAGGGAAATGCTTCCCCCAAATCGGGTCAAAATTGAGCGGCAGATGCTTAAACCAAGCCCAAGCCCCACATCCTTGGTTGTGGTGAATGGTGTGAAGAGTTTCTCCATCATGGTGGCATCAAAGCCTTTTCCTGAGTCACTTACAGCGATCAGGGTTGTATTATTGTTTTGTGATAGTAAATGCACTCGGATATGGCGATTGTCGCAACTGGCGACAGCATCACAGCTATTGACGAGTAAGTTTACTAAAACTTGTTCAAATTGAACGTCATCAGCATTGATTGTTAGTTCAGGCGAGATTGCATTTTCGATCGTTGTTTTCTGTACGCGTGCTCGCCCTTCAACAATTTGCATTGCTTGGTCAACGGAGTCGTAAACCGCAATATTCTTTAATGGATTGTCAGCCGATTGTTTTTTCGAGAAGTTACGAAGACTGGCAATAATGCGTCCCATACGTGCGGTCAAGCCTTCTATTTTCTCAAGGCTACTCGGTAACTTATCGATTCTACTTTGCTTAACCGCCATTTTAGTCGCAAATACATGGGTGGAAATGGCGGATAAGGGTTGGTTTAGCTCATGTGCGAGTGATGTCATAGTTTGACCAACCACTGCCATTTTTGCGGCTTGAATCAGCTCATCCTGGGTTGAGCGGAGATCTTGTTCTATGCGTTTACGATCTTCGATTTCAGCGCGAAGCTGACGGTTTCGACTCGTCAGTGATTCGGTTTTTTCATACACGATGCTTTCTAGCCAGCGTGCCGCTTTTTCTTGTTCGGTGATATCTGTCATTGTGATAATGACTTTATCTGTCGTGCCTTGCTTAAAGAGACGGAAATCGAGACGTAAATAGAGATGCTCTGCATTGTGGAAGTGCTTGAGTGTTAGGTTGCACGCACCATTTTCGAGCAGTGGGCTAGCTGGGTGAAATAGAGACTCTAAGCGTGAGTCAATATTACTGTTAAAAAGTTGCCATACCACCATGTCTTCCGCTTTGTTTTGCTGCTGAAACAGTTGCTGCGCACTGGAGTTTACCGATTCAACTTGCCCGACGAGGTCACAGGTGATGATACTGGCTTGAGTATTGTTGATGAGGTTAAGGGCGTTAGTTCGCTCCATTTCTTGCATTTGGAGGCAGAACTGGCGAAGACTTTCACCTATTAAGCCGATCTCATCGTTGCCTGTGACTTGAATTTCAACGTTTAAATTGCCTTTAGTAACTTCACGCAAATGTCGACCTAAGGTATTTAAGCGTTTGACTATGCCGCGTCCTACTAAGTAAATGGATAGTATGATAGCCAGTAGTATGGATAAGCAGACAGCCCCCAATAGAATTAAGTTACTGATAATAATCGCATTGCGAGTTTGATCATTTAGGTTGATTAAACTGGCATCGGCATCGGTCACCATTTTTTGAATTAGAGCCTCTTGGCGTGCTAACCGTTGCTGAATATCTTGTTCGTATTGCGTGATCGCATGATAGATTTCTGAATCTTTGCGCAGTTGCTGTTCTAGTTGGCCATTAGGGGCAACAATAGTAATAAGGTCATTTAGGTGCTCGCGGTAGGTCGAAGTCGAGGGGTAGTGGCTCAACTGCTCACTCATGGTTTGCACTTCTGCGATTTTGTAGCCAATAAAATAAAATGCGTTACTCAGGTCGCGCGTGTGGTGTTGTAAGATGATTTCTTGCGCTAATTGATGAAGCTCATTTTCTTTGACGGTAATTGACTGAATGAGAGAAAACTCCGTCATCACGTCGATGATCGCATTGGTATCTATAATATTGGGTAGCATACGAGTGAGTTGCCATTCCACTTCCTGCTGTAATAGTGGCAATTCATTAATGAGGTCTTGGTGTATCCAGTGAATATTATTTTCAACTTGCAGCAGGGTACTACGCTGTAAGTTACGCTGTTCAAGTTGCTGGTTATATTGGCTTAGGGTTTCTGCTAACCCTTTTTGAGTGGCAAGGATCGCATTGTATTGCTCCATGCTGACCGTGTCTTTTATCGCGAGGTTGATCAGCTGGAGTTTAGCTGTGATCTTTTGCTGTAACTCTTTATGCACAACAGGATCAGTATTCATGCTAATCTTATTCAGCGCTGCTTGAAGACCTGCCGTGTTTCGCTCAAGTTGGTAGCTAGAGCGAAGTGTCGGCATATTGACCGTCACAATTTCTTCAATGTGATCGTCAAGTGTTTCCCAGTTGTACACAGCAACGCCACTGACACCTATGGTTAATAGGGCCATAAAGCCAATCGCAAAAATAAGGCGGTTACCTATGGTATTGATATTAACCATGGTTATATACCTCATACTCCATCACGATATTTTCTGTCATGGTAATGGATGCATTGAGTCGCTCATACATATCGAGGCACCATAAGTGACTATCATTTTCGTTTTGTTGAGCCTTGGCAGCATCTCGCTCGCTAGCATTGATCATGGCTTCAACATCTTGCTCAGAAATTGGTGGTGTTGTTGCCAGTGTTATTGCTTGGTTTAGCTGTTGGTGTTGCTGTGCCGTGAGCTGGCTAAATGTTTGCACTTTATGAATGAGTTGCCACGCTTTGTTATGCAGGGCAAGGGAGTGCACTATGGTGTGGGTGAAGAGTTTTTTTACAATATCACTGCGTTGATTTATCAGGGAAAAATCAAGACGTTGACTCACTTCTAATGCCTCGTTTTTATGGGGCAAACGATAGTCTAATTGAGATTTTGGATGCAGTGACTTATTACCCTGAAATGCTTCTAGGTATTGCAAAAAATTTACCGTTTGTGTGGAGTGGTGTAAATTTTTGATGCTAGCCATATAAGCGGGTAAAACCGGACTATTTGGCTGATAGCTAAAGCCAATAAAAGGGAAAGGCTTTTGAGTTTTGAACGCGAATGCATCCACTACAGGCGCGACACCGACTAAGCCACGAGATATTTGGTCAGTGACATTGAACATAGAAACCGAGGCGAGATTGCCGCTGATTTGGTACAAGAGCTTCCAACCTGCTTGCCAACCGTATTGCTGTAAAATGCTCTCAACCATGTAATGGCTTGAAGTGGATCGTGATGGTGTTGCCATGATGATATGTTGGAAATATTGCGGGTGAGTCAGGCTTTCCCAACTACTAGGCCGATCAAGGTTATGCTTTTCCAAATAGCGCTGATTCCACATAAAACCATAGCGAGAGTAACCCAATAGTGCGACACGATTATTGAAGTGTTGCAGCGTTGCTTTCACTTCTTCATTGGCAAACTCGTCGTTAACGCTTGGTAGGGTGATGAGCGTTTTACTCCGCTGTAGTAACTCAAAAAGACCGATTGATGTTGTGATCACCATGTCAATATCATGTGTTGGATCACCGAGTAGTCGAGCCGCGGCATCTTCGTGGCGATGCAGTACCTTTATGTTGACGTTAGGGTGCTTTGCTTTGTAGTCAGCAATCAATGTACTTAAGGAATTGGGGCTGAAAGTTGTAAGCACTATGATAGGCGTGTTGTAAGCAAACACTGCCTGTGGAAGTAGCATCAGCAAAATAATAATAAAGCGGTACATAGGAACAACGTCATGTTAGGTGGTTAGCTTTGAAGGCTAATTAAATTTGATGCTAAGTGAATTAATGTATCGGGTTGTTGCGGGGGATTATACTGAAAAAAAAGCGTGAGAAAGCATTCTTGAGCTTGGATAGGCTTTTATTCTTAAACCTGTCTTATATGAGTTAGTTGTGACTCATCTGTTGGCAATCTATTTATCTTACTCACAAAAAAACTGGAGCAAGCTCCAGTTTATATCGTTACACACATCGTATTGTTACGAGTTATGCACTCAGAATTTGTTGTAGCTCTGTCGCACATAGGTGGTACTGGCGTGGACAGTTACGCCATGTTTGTAGCATACGCTGGTATTTATCTAGCATAGCGACTTGGCTGTTAAAGTGATGCTCAGTTTTATCGAACTGAGGGTATAGACCTTCTTCTTCTGTTAGGAAGCGAACGTAATGGACAAGTTGAGATTCAGTGGCAGCATCAAAGCCTAAGAACTTAAGGCGACGCGTATCAACTTGGCCTTGATCTTCCTCGCTTAGCATTTTGTGTGACTCTTGCATCGCGTGGTGCATTTCCATGAAATCGATCACTTGACGGCAAGTATCATCACTCAGGTTACCAAAATCTTTATCTAGTTCACGCATTTGTAAGCCGTAACCACGCTCTACAATTGTTTGTAGACGGCGGTATTTAGCTGCATTCTCAGGTGTTAATTGAGACATTAGGTAGTATTGATTAGATAAGATTAAGCGTTGTGCGTTGGTCATTTCCATTGTGATAGGCCTTTAATAATTTTTATCTTCTGACGCTGAGATTAGCAGTTTGGATGCAAAAAAACATGATCTGACTACGTGTAGCACATGTTTTTTTGTTAAAAAGTATAAGCTGGTGAAAGGTTAATCAGTTGGCTATGTAGAGAATA harbors:
- a CDS encoding ATP-binding protein yields the protein MVNINTIGNRLIFAIGFMALLTIGVSGVAVYNWETLDDHIEEIVTVNMPTLRSSYQLERNTAGLQAALNKISMNTDPVVHKELQQKITAKLQLINLAIKDTVSMEQYNAILATQKGLAETLSQYNQQLEQRNLQRSTLLQVENNIHWIHQDLINELPLLQQEVEWQLTRMLPNIIDTNAIIDVMTEFSLIQSITVKENELHQLAQEIILQHHTRDLSNAFYFIGYKIAEVQTMSEQLSHYPSTSTYREHLNDLITIVAPNGQLEQQLRKDSEIYHAITQYEQDIQQRLARQEALIQKMVTDADASLINLNDQTRNAIIISNLILLGAVCLSILLAIILSIYLVGRGIVKRLNTLGRHLREVTKGNLNVEIQVTGNDEIGLIGESLRQFCLQMQEMERTNALNLINNTQASIITCDLVGQVESVNSSAQQLFQQQNKAEDMVVWQLFNSNIDSRLESLFHPASPLLENGACNLTLKHFHNAEHLYLRLDFRLFKQGTTDKVIITMTDITEQEKAARWLESIVYEKTESLTSRNRQLRAEIEDRKRIEQDLRSTQDELIQAAKMAVVGQTMTSLAHELNQPLSAISTHVFATKMAVKQSRIDKLPSSLEKIEGLTARMGRIIASLRNFSKKQSADNPLKNIAVYDSVDQAMQIVEGRARVQKTTIENAISPELTINADDVQFEQVLVNLLVNSCDAVASCDNRHIRVHLLSQNNNTTLIAVSDSGKGFDATMMEKLFTPFTTTKDVGLGLGLSICRSILTRFGGSISLASALEGGAMVILELPTHENNQ
- a CDS encoding porin — protein: MKKTILAALLPAMLVAGTAQAATIYQGEDGSNVDVFGRLGFNVTNRDNNEDTSKTIGQFDGRLGLGGSQTINDQMSVIGWAEYQVNAAEGKNGNKDLTARYVWAGVDMGSMGKVTAGRVASGLIMATDIADVFALSDVTLARQAGIVNGNATQVFRQDDTLQYQNSFGDFDLSAAYILGNEHMKSGYNVAGRYTLDMGNAGKLAPVVAYQQNNAEDNRTDNADKYDFWAVGTRYYIGDLMLGAVYSQDKVSYTNNTDASEDKGYELTAVYDFQNDWVVRGGYRNVENTGGDNAEYKDLTAEVQYKLTDRSSLFTSYVNRNGQNGENGQNTNIWGDWNNAKEDYYHVGLRYEF
- a CDS encoding sigma-54-dependent transcriptional regulator; translation: MKITNDIQVLVIDDDQDVVEAYQNLLEIAGYSALAETDPTKAIEMLHKDWAGVVVTDMYMPGLSGMDLLEQIKHLDSELPVIMITGHGDIPMAVDAVKKGAIDFLQKPLQPEQLLDLLERFLPQRQQIIDQRITLLKGASSVLLGDSPLINKVRDQIAETAPTLKDVLIEGCQGTGRSTVAKLLHDGSLIRQGPYVTLKGSAVSTTPDLQRSMISARSGTLCLHNPQDMPKETQQWLCRFLLEQERQGKKEVRVLAVTNINPEQQVETEVFLPELFYFLSQIRLSIPTVQQRTCDIAMLFKHFLKQSCLTLKKPLPSVDKAYINTLNRHDWAGNVLEIKNVAELYAIGIVKLAGQERTKPLEQMSSPLDDLVDSYEKQVIEDALYLFAGRINEVSSYLQIPRKKLYLRMKKHNLDKAEYKVQPSY
- a CDS encoding DUF2057 domain-containing protein, with the protein product MKKTLMALTLPALLMAQAAWADVVIKVPNNFEILATEQVRIKKATKQVALPEGDQHILVRFDSPTNPHSTAQSLGFVSSKPMLVTFTANDGEEVILVAPRIDTPQEVKRYAKAPTFTLVDAEGQTIAHQTTRVEYEGSPMTADYNAILAKQIGSTASPAPVLSSTAVAGTGVAAVNAAKIDVSDLTPQQADALLRDLYKNADEKRRKDFMRWALGL
- the rlmA gene encoding 23S rRNA (guanine(745)-N(1))-methyltransferase, producing MPYQCPLCHQSLTQQANTWRCENNHQFDLAKEGYVNLMPAHHKSSKNPGDNKEMMQARRLFLNTDHYQPLRDHVVNTLSKSMMQGATNLLDIGCGEGYYTSAFSKLNKQYPELNVHGLDISKIAVRYAAKRYPECHFCVASSHRLPFADDSLDAVVRIYAPCRPEELQRAIKENGLLVTVTPAARHLYQLKELIYSDVRLHNIAPENIDGFTLIEDEQLHYEMCLQGEEATALMQMTPFAWKTSQAVWDQLGQESQFSCEADFSIRVYRKNSQ
- a CDS encoding ABC transporter substrate-binding protein, with translation MYRFIIILLMLLPQAVFAYNTPIIVLTTFSPNSLSTLIADYKAKHPNVNIKVLHRHEDAAARLLGDPTHDIDMVITTSIGLFELLQRSKTLITLPSVNDEFANEEVKATLQHFNNRVALLGYSRYGFMWNQRYLEKHNLDRPSSWESLTHPQYFQHIIMATPSRSTSSHYMVESILQQYGWQAGWKLLYQISGNLASVSMFNVTDQISRGLVGVAPVVDAFAFKTQKPFPFIGFSYQPNSPVLPAYMASIKNLHHSTQTVNFLQYLEAFQGNKSLHPKSQLDYRLPHKNEALEVSQRLDFSLINQRSDIVKKLFTHTIVHSLALHNKAWQLIHKVQTFSQLTAQQHQQLNQAITLATTPPISEQDVEAMINASERDAAKAQQNENDSHLWCLDMYERLNASITMTENIVMEYEVYNHG
- a CDS encoding YfbU family protein, yielding MEMTNAQRLILSNQYYLMSQLTPENAAKYRRLQTIVERGYGLQMRELDKDFGNLSDDTCRQVIDFMEMHHAMQESHKMLSEEDQGQVDTRRLKFLGFDAATESQLVHYVRFLTEEEGLYPQFDKTEHHFNSQVAMLDKYQRMLQTWRNCPRQYHLCATELQQILSA